A region from the Neurospora crassa OR74A linkage group V, whole genome shotgun sequence genome encodes:
- a CDS encoding transcription initiation factor TFIID complex 60 kDa subunit, with the protein MAGEGPKLLWNPENVKDVAESIGINLTEEPLRVLTQDVEYRIGQVVVEALRFMRAANRTTLTVQDVSQALRVLDVEPLYGYDSTRPLRYGEASIGPGQPLFYIEDEEVDFEKVINAPLPKVPRDMSFTAHWLAIDGVQPSIPQNPTTAETSSKDLLPKGPGANPAVAALAGNDNVAFRPAVKHVISKELILYFDKVQAAIMDDDPDEEKTRLRSAALDSVRSDPGLHQLVPYFVSFINNQVTHRLDDLFVLRQMMELTGAILDNPSIFLDPYASSLAAPVLTCLMARKLGGSESSLEGTDALKDQYRLREVAASLLGTIARKYSKTNALLRPKLTRTCLKFFLDPSKSPAVLYGAISGLAAAGGPEAVRILVLPNLKMFDEGILTPLREKGEASHFEYEALVGGIMKAIETLVEGITLPVVADVAELEREGQLVIEFLGRTIGERVARLGNQHLNRGILEVRHLE; encoded by the exons ATGGCAGGGGAGGGACCCAAACTCCTCTGGAACCCCGAGAACGTCAAGGATGTCGCCGAGTCGATAGGAATCAACCTGACCGAAGAGCCCCTCCGCGTCCTCACCCAAGATGTCGAATACCGAATTGGCCAGGTCGTCGTCGAGGCCCTACGCTTCATGCGCGCCGCCAATCGCACCACTCTGACAGTCCAAGATGTCTCGCAAGCTCTACGAGTTCTCGACGTCGAGCCCCTCTACGGATACGATTCCACGCGGCCACTTCGCTACGGAGAAGCCAGCATCGGTCCCGGCCAACCGCTGTTCTACattgaagacgaggaggtggACTTTGAGAAGGTCATCAACGCTCCCTTACCAAAGGTGCCCCGCGATATGAGCTTTACTG CCCACTGGCTCGCAATCGACGGCGTCCAGCCCTCCATCCCCCAAAACCCCACCACAGCCGAGACCTCCTCCAAGGACCTCCTGCCCAAGGGTCCCGGCGCTAAccccgccgtcgccgccctCGCCGGCAACGACAACGTCGCCTTCCGCCCCGCCGTCAAGCACGTCATCAGCAAAGAGCTCATCCTCTACTTTGACAAAGTCCAAGCGGCCATCATGGACGACGACCCGGACGAAGAAAAGACGCGCCTGCGCTCCGCGGCTCTGGACTCGGTCCGCTCCGACCCCGGTCTCCACCAACTGGTGCCCTACTTTGTGTccttcatcaacaaccaagtGACGCACCGACTCGACGACCTCTTTGTGCTCCGGCAAATGATGGAACTCACCGGCGCCATCCTCGACAACCCCTCCATCTTTCTCGACCCGTACGCCTCCTCCCTCGCCGCGCCCGTCTTGACCTGCCTCATGGCCCGCAAACTCGGCGGCTCCGAATCCAGTCTCGAAGGAACCGACGCCCTGAAAGACCAGTACCGCCTCCGCGAAGTGGCTGCCAGTTTGCTCGGCACCATCGCACGGAAATATTCCAAGACCAACGCCCTGTTGCGCCCCAAACTCACGCGCACGTGCCTCAAGTTCTTTTTGGACCCAAGCAAGTCCCCTGCGGTCTTGTACGGCGCCATCAGCGGGCTCGCGGCCGCCGGCGGGCCCGAGGCCGTGCGCATCCTGGTTCTTCCTAACTTGAAGATGTTTGACGAGGGGATCTTGACTCCGCTCCGCGAAAAGGGCGAGGCGAGCCATTTCGAGTACGAGGCGCTGGTGGGAGGGATCATGAAGGCCATTGAGACGCTGGTGGAGGGGATCACCCTGCCTGTTGTTGCGGACGTGGCCgagttggagagggaggggcaGTTGGTGATTGAGTTTTTGGGAAGGACGATTGGTGAAAGGGTGGCGAGGTTGGGGAACCAGCATTTGAATCGGGGGATTTTGGAGGTGAGGCATTTGGAGTAG
- the tca-11 gene encoding succinate dehydrogenase cytochrome b560 subunit: protein MLAQRAGTTALRRVAAAPSSVFKLAPFAAMQTRPIQTERLTPADEAAILAKQRLNRPVSPHLEIYDPKQTWFGGSAWQRITGASFSGALYASAVAYLAAPLVGWHLESASLVAAAAALPVAVKGALKFLVAWPFVFHAINGVRHLAFDLGIGFSRATIIKTGWYFWGASIVGGVYLAFFM from the exons ATGCTTGCTCAGCGCGCTGGTACCACCGCCCTTCGTCGGG TGGCCGCTGCCCCTAGCAGCGTCTTCAAGCTTGCTCCCTTTGCTGCTATGCAGACTAG ACCCATCCAAACCGAACGCCTCACTCCGGCCGACGAAGccgccatcctcgccaaACAGCGTCTCAACCGCCCCGTCTCCCCCCACCTCGAGATCTACGACCCCAAGCAAACCTGGTTCGGCGGTTCCGCCTGGCAACGCATCACGGgcgcctccttctccggcGCCCTCTACGCCTCCGCCGTCGCCTACCTCGCTGCCCCTCTTGTCGGCTGGCACCTCGAGTCGGCCTCGCTCGtggccgctgccgctgccttGCCCGTGGCCGTCAAGGGCGCGCTCAAGTTCCTGGTCGCTTGGCCGTTTGTGTTCCACGCCATCAACGGCGTCAGACACTTGGCGTTCGATCTGGGCATTGGCTTCTCGAGGGCGACGATCATCAAGACTGGTTGGTACTTTTGGGGAGCGAGCATTGTGGGCGGTGTGTATTTGGCTTTTTTCATGTAG
- a CDS encoding tyrosyl-tRNA synthetase: MTTDSTLAATADAKLAISGDNTKLTKEQQLALINVNLAEILNPEIIEKVIDEGRAPRIYWGTATTGRPHCGYLVPAIKIAQLLAAGCHVIVLLADIHAVLDNLKSTVELVGYRAKYYERTITALLKAVGVPTDKLEFVLGSSYQKSPDYIMDVYKLATLVSEHDAKKAGAEVVKQSDNAPLSGLLYPILQVLDEEYLKVDAQFGGVDQRKLFAAAKDWLPRLGYKERAHIMNPMVPGLQGSKMSSSDPDSKIDLLDAPDVVTKKIRKAEAAPKVTEGNGLISFIEYVLLPAAQLLGKEGFRVDRSRDNLEPLVYTDIAKIKADYESDVLTPQLVKPAISAAINELLAPIQAAFQASPEWQEIATKAYPPEIKVKKEKKVKNKGTRYPGAAAKLEDAKDEATPEPATENA; this comes from the exons ATGACCACCGATTCCACTCTTGCCGCGACGGCCGACGCCAAGCTCGCCATCTCTGGCGACAACACCAAGTTGACCaaggagcagcagctggCCCTCATCAACGTCAACTTGGCCGAAATCCTCAACCCCGAGATTATCGAAAAGGTCATTGACGAAGGCCGCGCCCCGAGGATCTACTGGG GAACTGCCACTACCG GCCGTCCTCACTGCGGCTACCTAGTTCCCGCCATCAAGATCGCCCAATTGCTCGCCGCCGGCTGCCatgtcatcgtcctccttgcCGATATCCACGCCGTCCTCGACAACCTCAAGTCCACCGTTGAGCTCGTTGGCTACCGCGCCAAGTACTATGAGCGCACCATCACCGCCCTCCTCAAGGCCGTCGGCGTCCCTACCGACAAGCTCGAGTTCGTCCTCGGCAGCTCCTACCAGAAGAGCCCCGACTACATCATGGATGTCTACAAGCTCGCGACCCTCGTCTCCGAGCACGACGCCAAGAAGGCCGGTGCTGAGGTTGTCAAGCAGTCCGACAACGCTCCTCTTTCCGGTCTCCTCTACCCCATTCTCCAGGTCCTCGACGAGGAGTACCTCAAGGTTGATGCTCAGTTCGGTGGTGTCGATCAGAGAAAGCTGTTTGCTGCTGCCAAGGACTGGCTTCCCAGGTTGGGCTACAAGGAG CGCGCCCACATCATGAACCCCATGGTTCCCGGTCTCCAGGGTTCCAAGATGTCTTCCTCCGACCCCGACAGCAAGATCGATCTTCTCGATGCTCCCGATGTCGTCACCAAGAAGATTCGCAAGGCCGAGGCTGCCCCCAAGGTCACCGAGGGCAACGGTCTCATCTCCTTCATCGAGTACGTCCTGCTGCCCGCGGCCCAGCTTCTCGGCAAGGAGGGCTTCCGCGTGGACCGCTCGCGCGACAACCTCGAGCCCCTCGTCTACACCGACATTGCCAAGATCAAGGCCGACTACGAGAGCGATGTT CTCACTCCCCAACTCGTCAAGCCCGCCATCTCGGCCGCCATCAACGAGCTCCTCGCCCCCATTCAGGCTGCCTTCCAGGCCTCTCCCGAGTGGCAGGAAATTGCCACTAAGGCCTACCCTCCCGAGatcaaggtcaagaaggagaagaaggtcaagaacAAGGGTACCCGCTACCCTGGTGCTGCGGCCAAGCTCGAGGATGCCAAGGACGAGGCTACTCCTGAGCCTGCGACGGAAAACGCATAA
- a CDS encoding methionine permease, with translation MGTDTKGPKPVASPASSVAASEILDVDGSPISGESLQYAVPESRKIGVTGAVFLILNKMIGTGIFSTPSSIFASTGSVGVCLLMWAVAGLLTLSGLSVFLEFGLAIPKSGGEKNYLERVYRQPVYLITSVFAVQIVLLGFSAGNSLAFGRYVLLALGYNLPDGWPARTIAVLCITFVVFLHSVLPKWGLRLTNALGVFKVLVLLLIVFSGFAALAGHRRVPDPHNFDDMWSIEKGDGFGGGGAYAYATALLQVVYSYKGWENANYVMGELKHPKRTLSIAAPLAVVGVTILYVLANVAYFAAIPKAELAKSEVIVAGLFFRNMFGESAAARSLPALVALSNIGNVLAVSFTHSRVNQELAKEGVLPGSKFWASTKPFNTPAASLLLHWIVTVIVLVGPPPGPAYNFLVNLYTYPGAWINGLVAGGLIYLRLSKTEEWSSPWRTWLPVIFIYLCLNMFLAITPFIPPNDDWNADGYPYYAFPLVGTGVLGLGAVYWVVWTKVLPRFGGYELVAERVLDETGAEVVRYRKLSARNVPSSEGESSERDSLLRENTTAEASADHGSYGAIH, from the exons ATGGGCACCGACACAAAAGGGCCCAAGCCCGTGGCATCTCCGGCCAGCAGTGTTGCTGCCAGCGAGATCCTCGACGTCGACGGCTCACCCATCTCGGGAGAGTCTCTGCAATATGCTGTACCAGAGTCGAGGAAAATCGGTGTCACAGGTGCCGTGTTCCTGATCCTAAACAAGATGATCGGAACAGGCATCTTCTCAACCCCATCCAGCATCTTCGCTTCCACTGGCTCGGTTGGCGTGTGCCTGTTGATGTGGGCCGTCGCTGGTCTTCTGACCCTGTCCGGACTCAGCGTCTTTCTGGAATTCGGCCTGGCCATCCCCAAATCGGGCGGCGAAAAGAACTACCTCGAACGAGTATACCGGCAACCCGTCTATCTCATCACCAGCGTCTTTGCTGTTCAGATCGTTCTTCTCGGCTTCTCTGCCGGCAACTCGCTCGCTTTTGGCCGTTATGTCTTGCTGGCCCTAGGATACAACCTGCCTGATGGATGGCCGGCCAGGACCATTGCCGTGCTGTGCATCACTTTCGTCGTATTTCTCCACTCCGTCTTACCCAAATGGGGGTTGAGGCTCACCAACGCACTCGGCGTCTTCAAAGTCCTAGTCCTGCTATTGATTGTCTTCTCGGGCTTTGCTGCCTTGGCTGGCCATCGTCGAGTCCCCGACCCTCACAACTTTGACGACATGTGGTCTATCGAAAAGGGCGATGGTTTCGGGGGCGGAGGGGCGTATGCATATGCTACTGCCCTCCTTCAGGTCGTCTACAGCTACAAGGGCTGGGAGAATGCCAACTATGTCATGGGCGAGCTGAAGCATCCCAAGCGGACACTGTCCATCGCCGCGCCCTTGGCGGTCGTTGGCGTGACCATCCTTTACGTTCTCGCCAACGTCGCTTACTTTGCTGCCATTCCCAAAGCCGAGCTGGCCAAGTCTGAGGTCATCGTGGCCGGGCTTTTCTTCCGCAACATGTTTGGAGAGAGCGCGGCGGCCAGAAGTCTCCCGGCTCTTGTGGCCTTGAGTAACATTGGCAATGTCTTGGCCGTGAGTTTTACACACTCGCGGGTGAACCAGGAGCTGGCCAAGGAAGGCGTTTTACCTGGGAGCAAGTTTTGGGCATCCACCAAGCCGTTCAACACGCCTGCTGCTTCA CTATTACTTCATTGGATCGTGACTGTCATTGTCCTGGTCGGGCCTCCTCCCGGACCTGCCTACAACTTCCTTGTCAATCT ATACACCTACCCCGGTGCCTGGATCAACGGCCTTGTCGCCGGTGGCCTCATCTACCTCCGCCTCAGCAAGACCGAAGAATGGAGTTCACCGTGGCGCACTTGGCTACCAGTTATTTTTATCTACCTCTGCCTCAATATGTTCCTTGCCATTACCCCCTTCATCCCTCCCAACGACGACTGGAATGCCGACGGCTACCCGTACTACGCTTTCCCCCTTGTTGGCACCGGGGTCCTGGGTCTGGGTGCAGTATACTGGGTGGTATGGACCAAGGTTCTGCCCCGCTTTGGGGGCTATGAACTCGTGGCCGAGAGGGTTCTTGATGAGACCGGGGCGGAAGTGGTGCGGTACAGAAAGCTTTCCGCGAGGAATGTTCCGTCTTCCGAGGGAGAGTCTTCCGAAAGAGACTCACTCCTAAGGGAAAACACTACCGCGGAAGCCTCGGCAGATCACGGCAGTTACGGAGCTATACACTAG